A portion of the Gottschalkia purinilytica genome contains these proteins:
- a CDS encoding helix-turn-helix transcriptional regulator, whose amino-acid sequence MELRNRVKEMRARFNLSQSELGKLVDVSRQTIGLIEKGDYSPSVFLALKIAKVFESSVEEIFRLEEDEDDEDQ is encoded by the coding sequence TTGGAACTAAGGAATAGAGTAAAAGAAATGAGGGCTAGATTCAACTTAAGTCAATCAGAACTTGGTAAGCTAGTTGATGTCTCTAGACAAACTATTGGACTCATTGAAAAAGGTGACTATTCTCCCTCTGTATTTCTAGCTTTAAAAATCGCTAAAGTATTCGAATCAAGTGTGGAAGAAATTTTTCGACTAGAGGAGGATGAAGATGATGAAGATCAGTAA
- a CDS encoding DUF3169 family protein — MKISKKRIHFFIVTGIFAFIGGIVGFLSSKYNGLSIPFSKFSYNLFYKLGIVFFIVTILITTKNLIDIVKYSKSHDKNSEVARNIEKKLEFTMFTSTSFSILFLGWYGVLISFITTLNNIFHISTGIIIILTGAILQGIVFKYHNKLYPKKAIDPMSLNADKDRFDKLDEGEKWMIYKSSYKTFRVMDFIYSIVLTFIILASMLFSLSSLSIVIVTLLWISQKLIYFCEARKFNNE, encoded by the coding sequence ATGAAGATCAGTAAAAAAAGAATTCATTTCTTTATTGTTACGGGTATATTTGCATTTATTGGAGGTATAGTGGGATTTCTATCATCAAAATATAATGGATTGTCTATTCCTTTTAGTAAGTTTTCATATAATTTATTCTATAAGCTAGGAATAGTTTTCTTTATTGTTACAATTTTAATAACTACAAAAAATCTAATTGATATAGTTAAATATTCAAAATCCCATGACAAAAATAGTGAAGTTGCTAGAAATATAGAAAAAAAGCTTGAATTTACTATGTTCACAAGTACTTCTTTTAGTATTTTATTTCTTGGATGGTATGGAGTTTTAATATCTTTTATTACAACTCTTAATAATATTTTTCATATATCAACAGGCATTATAATCATATTAACAGGTGCTATTTTACAAGGTATAGTATTTAAATATCATAATAAACTATATCCTAAAAAAGCTATTGATCCTATGTCCTTAAATGCAGATAAAGATCGCTTTGATAAACTAGATGAAGGTGAAAAATGGATGATTTATAAATCATCTTATAAAACATTTAGAGTTATGGACTTCATATATTCCATCGTTTTAACTTTTATAATATTAGCATCTATGCTTTTTAGTCTATCTTCATTAAGTATAGTAATAGTAACTTTATTATGGATATCACAAAAACTTATTTATTTCTGTGAAGCTAGAAAATTTAATAATGAATAG
- a CDS encoding ABC transporter ATP-binding protein gives MIEVINLQKKFKDFEAVKNVSFKVEKGKVFGLLGENGAGKTTTLRLLSTMLKPTSGTANIGGYDLVKNPEGVRSKIGILFGGETGLYDRLTARENMEYFGLLNGMSKTDINKRIKELSDILDMNEYIDRRVGKFSKGMKQKVAIARSIVHSPEIMLFDEPTSGLDVTVTRLVHGFIKSLKEEGKTIIFSSHHMDEVEKLCDSVGIINKGKIVYVGTLDELKNKYDKDLEEIFVELVGDKSAI, from the coding sequence GTGATAGAAGTTATAAATTTGCAAAAGAAATTTAAAGATTTCGAGGCAGTTAAAAATGTATCTTTTAAAGTAGAAAAAGGAAAAGTATTCGGTCTTCTAGGTGAAAATGGTGCCGGAAAAACTACTACATTAAGACTACTTTCAACAATGCTAAAACCTACCTCTGGTACTGCTAATATAGGAGGATATGACTTGGTCAAGAATCCTGAGGGTGTTAGGAGTAAAATAGGAATATTATTTGGTGGTGAAACTGGACTATATGACAGACTTACAGCAAGAGAAAATATGGAATACTTTGGTTTGTTAAACGGTATGAGTAAAACTGATATTAATAAAAGAATAAAAGAGTTGTCTGATATATTAGATATGAATGAATATATAGATAGAAGAGTTGGAAAGTTTTCTAAAGGTATGAAACAAAAAGTAGCTATAGCCAGAAGCATAGTTCATTCCCCTGAAATAATGCTTTTTGATGAGCCAACATCAGGGTTAGATGTTACAGTAACGAGATTAGTACACGGCTTTATAAAATCATTAAAAGAAGAAGGTAAAACTATAATATTCTCTAGTCATCATATGGATGAAGTTGAAAAATTATGTGATAGTGTAGGAATTATTAATAAAGGTAAAATTGTCTATGTAGGTACTTTAGATGAACTTAAAAATAAATATGACAAAGATTTAGAAGAAATCTTTGTTGAATTGGTAGGTGATAAAA